A stretch of the Sulfolobus acidocaldarius SUSAZ genome encodes the following:
- a CDS encoding phosphoglucomutase (catalyzes the interconversion of alpha-D-mannose 1-phosphate to alpha-D-mannose 6-phosphate and alpha-D-glucose 1-phosphate to alpha-D-glucose 6-phosphate), producing MGKLFGTDGVRGLINRDLSPELVLKLSRAIGSFFGKGSKLLVGRDVRAGGDMYVKLVEAGLLSTGVDVFYGGLAPTPTLQYAVKTLGYDAGVIVTASHNPPEYNGIKVIDKDGVEIRREKENEIEEILFSERFNSIEWKALTNDVKKEDRVIPTYVKGILQHVDTEKISKKGYTVLIDSANSVGGLTSPLVAKELGCKVYTINGNLDPLFPARMPEPTFESLEETAKIALTLKADLSIAHDGDADRAIFLDSEGRVQWGDRSGTLLSYWSHVKNPKGSRVIVTAVSSSSLTEEYLVKYGLEVLWTKVGSVDIAHKLQDEKGLAGFEENGGFIYPPHQYVRDGAMSFALMLEFMASENLSSAQLFDRLPKYYLVKTKVNLKPQYDIQRLYGDLIKSYGNRRKVITIDGVKIIGEDFWFLVRKSGTEPIIRILVEAKDESKAMLLAEELKKFVESK from the coding sequence ATGGGTAAATTATTCGGCACTGATGGAGTTAGAGGCTTGATAAATAGGGATCTGTCTCCAGAGCTTGTCCTTAAACTTTCACGAGCCATAGGCTCGTTCTTCGGTAAGGGCAGTAAACTATTGGTAGGGAGAGATGTTAGAGCCGGAGGAGATATGTATGTTAAACTAGTTGAAGCGGGACTATTAAGTACAGGAGTAGATGTTTTTTATGGCGGACTGGCACCTACTCCTACTTTACAGTATGCTGTAAAAACGTTAGGATATGATGCAGGTGTAATTGTTACTGCAAGTCATAATCCGCCAGAGTATAATGGAATCAAAGTAATAGATAAGGACGGAGTTGAAATAAGAAGAGAGAAAGAAAATGAAATAGAGGAAATTTTGTTTAGTGAGAGGTTTAATAGTATTGAATGGAAAGCTCTTACTAATGACGTGAAAAAAGAAGATAGAGTGATTCCGACCTATGTGAAAGGGATATTACAGCATGTAGATACTGAGAAGATATCTAAAAAAGGATATACTGTATTAATTGATTCTGCAAATAGTGTAGGAGGGTTAACAAGTCCATTAGTAGCAAAAGAGTTAGGATGTAAAGTATATACCATAAATGGAAATTTAGATCCGTTATTTCCAGCTAGAATGCCTGAACCCACATTTGAATCTCTAGAAGAAACCGCAAAAATTGCATTAACACTAAAAGCCGATCTATCGATAGCCCATGATGGAGATGCTGACAGAGCAATTTTTCTTGACTCCGAAGGCAGAGTTCAGTGGGGAGACAGAAGCGGGACCTTATTATCATATTGGAGTCATGTGAAGAACCCTAAGGGTAGTAGAGTAATTGTTACTGCGGTATCCAGCTCTAGTCTCACAGAGGAGTATTTAGTAAAATACGGTCTTGAGGTTTTATGGACAAAAGTAGGTAGTGTTGACATTGCACATAAACTGCAGGACGAGAAAGGATTAGCAGGTTTTGAGGAAAACGGTGGTTTCATATATCCACCACATCAATACGTTAGAGATGGTGCAATGAGCTTTGCCTTAATGCTAGAATTTATGGCAAGTGAGAATTTATCTTCAGCCCAATTATTTGATAGATTACCTAAATATTATCTAGTTAAAACTAAGGTAAATTTAAAACCACAATATGACATACAGCGGTTATATGGAGATCTTATAAAGTCCTATGGTAATAGGAGAAAAGTGATTACTATTGATGGTGTTAAAATAATAGGAGAAGACTTTTGGTTCCTGGTCAGAAAGAGTGGTACAGAACCTATCATTAGGATACTAGTAGAGGCTAAAGACGAAAGTAAAGCAATGCTTTTAGCTGAAGAATTAAAAAAATTTGTAGAAAGCAAATGA
- a CDS encoding ArsR family transcriptional regulator: MELILTEPEDIIKVSKALSVMSRVNILKLVAEKPMSVTELSEFLHMTKGNISSQLAELEDAGLIEIKYENGMKGIKKIVKSKYTTIVISLSTGDTKEV; this comes from the coding sequence ATGGAATTAATATTGACTGAACCAGAGGACATAATTAAAGTATCTAAGGCTCTCAGTGTAATGAGCAGAGTAAATATACTCAAGTTGGTTGCAGAAAAGCCAATGAGCGTAACCGAGTTAAGTGAGTTTCTTCATATGACAAAAGGGAATATAAGTAGCCAGTTAGCTGAACTAGAAGATGCAGGGCTAATTGAAATAAAATACGAAAATGGCATGAAAGGTATAAAGAAAATAGTGAAATCAAAATATACTACTATTGTCATATCTTTAAGCACTGGCGACACTAAGGAAGTTTAG
- a CDS encoding 50S ribosomal protein L14 (binds 50S subunit) produces MPAIEIGRICVKTRGREAGKKCVIVDIIDSNFVLVTGPKEINGVKRRRVNILHIEPTDKKVEINKGATDQEVKQAIEQSGLTDFIKEAVKPKIPVI; encoded by the coding sequence ATGCCTGCGATAGAGATTGGTAGGATTTGTGTAAAAACTAGAGGCAGAGAAGCTGGTAAAAAATGTGTAATTGTAGATATCATAGATAGTAATTTTGTCCTAGTAACAGGACCAAAAGAGATTAATGGAGTCAAAAGGAGAAGAGTTAATATACTTCATATTGAACCAACAGACAAGAAAGTAGAAATAAATAAAGGAGCAACAGATCAAGAAGTAAAACAGGCTATAGAGCAATCAGGTTTGACTGATTTTATAAAAGAGGCAGTTAAACCGAAAATACCTGTGATTTAG
- a CDS encoding tRNA pseudouridine synthase A, with translation MIYEFINKIDSFCSYENRWKILREEDTEEKFGFYADKRPIESLIKNSIINLDKPPGPTSHEVAYWVKKLFNITKAGHGGTLEPV, from the coding sequence ATGATTTATGAATTTATAAACAAGATAGATTCTTTTTGTAGTTATGAAAATAGATGGAAAATCTTGAGAGAAGAAGACACTGAGGAGAAATTTGGCTTTTATGCAGATAAGAGACCAATCGAATCTTTGATAAAAAACTCCATAATCAATCTAGATAAACCACCTGGTCCAACAAGCCATGAGGTAGCTTATTGGGTAAAAAAGCTTTTTAACATTACCAAGGCAGGACATGGAGGAACCCTAGAACCCGTATAA
- a CDS encoding pseudouridine synthase → MNYISKSGKEYICLLQMHCNVDPKELKEIISQFVGEIYQKPPVRSSVKRRIRKRRIYAIDILDIQDKLILLRVESDAGTYMRKLCHDVGVIAGCGSHMRELRRIRSGIFTEKTNMVTLQEVSESLYLYRNCKDESDLRRILLPMEYGVCGIPKVIVSDTAVNAITYGAKLNLPGILAYQNFRKNQDVAILTLKGELVAIGESIVESKQLESGKKGEVIRPKRIFMERDIYPKSWK, encoded by the coding sequence ATGAATTACATTAGCAAGAGTGGAAAGGAATACATTTGCTTATTACAAATGCACTGTAATGTAGACCCAAAGGAGTTAAAAGAAATAATAAGCCAATTCGTAGGCGAAATATATCAGAAACCGCCAGTAAGATCCTCAGTAAAAAGAAGGATAAGAAAAAGGAGAATTTACGCCATCGATATTTTAGATATTCAGGATAAATTAATACTACTAAGAGTCGAGTCTGACGCAGGAACTTATATGAGAAAATTGTGTCATGATGTAGGTGTTATAGCAGGCTGTGGTTCACATATGAGAGAGTTAAGAAGAATTAGGTCTGGTATATTTACAGAAAAAACTAATATGGTTACACTCCAAGAAGTTTCAGAATCATTATACCTATACAGAAACTGTAAAGATGAGAGTGATTTGAGGAGAATTCTACTCCCTATGGAGTACGGGGTATGCGGAATTCCAAAAGTTATAGTGAGCGATACGGCAGTAAACGCAATAACGTATGGAGCTAAATTAAACCTACCTGGTATACTGGCTTATCAGAACTTTCGTAAAAATCAAGACGTAGCGATTCTAACTCTTAAAGGTGAACTTGTGGCTATAGGAGAGAGTATTGTAGAAAGTAAGCAATTAGAATCTGGTAAAAAAGGCGAAGTTATAAGGCCTAAAAGAATTTTTATGGAAAGAGACATATACCCAAAAAGTTGGAAATGA
- a CDS encoding glycosyl transferase: MYKVWMLTPLFLPVRGGTEVHVFNLSRELVKMSIDVEVHTTRDTYTERGKLLPFEIIDGIKVVRHKRTWIYRDSPSVLHFHNLGRKLSTWNLYTFLFFSLPLGEAPLVMTPHHIFVSDQGRVINWLKRDIGKRVDKLIAVSEWEKEEMINLGYDGSKIVVIPNGVDDMAFNYPKSEGREDYLLYIGRISPEKNQLFAIECIKNLNVKLILIGQVRDKDYLEKIMTRVSELGLEDKVKYLGVASEEEKYSLMDKSLAVILTSDIEAEGIVIKEAMARGVPVIVGNRAKVLSTIVKDGVNGFMISSCQDLKDAVEKLRDPKIRKEIGENNISISREWRWRNVALRVLELYKSLS, encoded by the coding sequence ATGTATAAGGTCTGGATGTTGACTCCACTCTTTCTTCCAGTGAGAGGAGGTACAGAAGTTCATGTGTTCAATTTAAGCAGGGAATTAGTTAAAATGTCTATCGACGTTGAAGTTCATACAACGAGAGATACTTACACGGAGAGAGGGAAGCTCCTTCCATTTGAGATCATAGATGGAATAAAGGTAGTAAGACATAAAAGAACGTGGATCTATAGAGATTCTCCTTCAGTTCTCCACTTTCATAACTTAGGGAGGAAGTTAAGTACCTGGAACCTTTACACTTTTCTCTTTTTCTCTTTACCGTTAGGAGAAGCTCCATTGGTAATGACCCCACACCACATTTTTGTAAGTGATCAGGGTAGAGTCATAAACTGGTTAAAGAGAGACATAGGAAAGAGAGTCGATAAATTAATTGCAGTAAGTGAATGGGAGAAGGAGGAGATGATAAACCTTGGGTATGACGGCTCTAAGATAGTCGTAATCCCAAACGGAGTTGATGATATGGCATTTAATTATCCCAAATCTGAAGGTCGTGAAGACTATTTACTTTACATTGGTAGAATAAGTCCCGAGAAAAACCAGCTCTTTGCGATTGAATGTATTAAAAATCTGAACGTGAAGCTTATCCTGATAGGACAAGTTAGGGATAAGGACTATCTAGAGAAGATTATGACAAGAGTCAGTGAATTGGGTCTTGAAGATAAAGTGAAATATTTAGGCGTAGCCAGTGAGGAGGAAAAGTACTCCCTGATGGATAAGTCGTTGGCTGTTATTCTTACTTCAGATATAGAGGCAGAAGGTATCGTCATAAAGGAGGCTATGGCCAGGGGAGTCCCGGTGATAGTTGGTAATAGAGCTAAGGTTCTATCAACGATAGTGAAGGATGGGGTAAACGGGTTCATGATTTCCAGTTGCCAGGACCTGAAGGATGCTGTGGAGAAGCTTAGAGACCCTAAAATAAGGAAAGAGATAGGGGAGAATAACATCTCTATTTCTAGGGAATGGAGATGGAGGAACGTAGCTTTAAGGGTGCTTGAGCTCTACAAGAGTTTAAGCTAA
- a CDS encoding D-arabino 3-hexulose 6-phosphate aldehyde lyase produces the protein MYEAIMMRLISNLKNAKLIQVALDFINIQDAEKVAIQAIKAGAGIIEAGTPLVKAEGIRGLKRLRELNPNGIILADTKTADAGDVEVEIAKAGDANIMTVLGIMDDATIESAVKRAHELGLLVQADLINVRDVIGRAQELKKLQVDIIGLHVGLDVQKKRGISIVDLKNEIVEISNLNVIISVAGGLNKDRIKELANLPVNIFVVGGAITRAYDPFKATEEIVKIINA, from the coding sequence ATGTATGAGGCGATTATGATGAGACTTATCTCTAATCTAAAAAATGCGAAGCTTATACAAGTTGCTTTAGATTTTATAAATATTCAAGATGCTGAGAAAGTTGCTATTCAGGCAATTAAAGCTGGTGCTGGTATAATAGAAGCAGGAACCCCTCTTGTAAAAGCAGAAGGGATAAGGGGTTTAAAGAGATTGAGAGAATTGAATCCAAATGGTATAATTCTTGCTGATACGAAAACTGCTGATGCTGGAGACGTTGAAGTTGAAATAGCAAAAGCAGGAGATGCTAATATTATGACAGTTCTAGGGATAATGGACGATGCTACAATAGAAAGCGCAGTTAAAAGGGCTCATGAGTTAGGTCTTCTAGTACAGGCAGATCTTATAAATGTAAGAGATGTTATAGGAAGAGCTCAAGAACTAAAGAAATTGCAAGTTGATATAATCGGTCTACACGTTGGGCTAGACGTTCAGAAAAAGAGAGGTATAAGTATAGTAGATTTAAAGAATGAAATAGTGGAAATAAGTAATTTGAATGTGATTATCTCTGTTGCAGGTGGATTAAATAAAGATAGAATAAAAGAGCTAGCGAATTTACCTGTAAATATATTCGTGGTAGGCGGTGCTATTACGAGGGCTTATGATCCATTCAAGGCAACTGAAGAAATAGTTAAAATAATTAATGCCTAA
- a CDS encoding methyltransferase yields the protein MSEKIIVNDVVNGIPLSLESSRGLFSKDKLDLGTRILLENLVLPNHGIVADIGCGYGPIGIYIALVNQNLKVYMIDVDKKAIHFTSKNVNKYNLSNRITVIKSNLFENVPNDLKFTGIYSNPPLKAGKEFIERLSEEAGRRLEIGGIIEVVVYKGEANVVMEFSKFLNEVKVYKRAKGYSLVLAVKY from the coding sequence ATGAGCGAAAAGATAATAGTGAATGATGTAGTGAACGGAATACCTCTAAGCCTGGAAAGTAGTAGAGGTTTATTTTCCAAAGATAAGCTAGATCTAGGTACAAGAATTTTACTAGAGAACTTAGTTTTGCCTAATCATGGAATTGTAGCCGATATAGGATGTGGATATGGACCAATAGGTATATACATTGCTCTTGTAAATCAGAACCTTAAAGTCTACATGATCGATGTCGATAAGAAAGCAATACACTTTACATCGAAAAATGTTAATAAATACAATCTTAGTAATAGAATAACAGTGATTAAAAGTAATCTATTTGAAAACGTACCAAATGATCTAAAATTTACTGGAATTTATTCTAATCCTCCCTTAAAAGCAGGAAAAGAATTCATAGAAAGACTTTCTGAAGAAGCAGGAAGACGTCTTGAAATCGGAGGAATAATAGAGGTAGTGGTATATAAGGGAGAAGCAAATGTTGTTATGGAATTTTCTAAGTTTCTAAATGAGGTGAAGGTTTATAAGAGAGCTAAGGGTTATTCACTAGTTCTAGCGGTTAAGTATTAA
- the pyrG gene encoding CTP synthetase (CTP synthase; cytidine triphosphate synthetase; catalyzes the ATP-dependent amination of UTP to CTP with either L-glutamine or ammonia as the source of nitrogen; in Escherichia coli this enzyme forms a homotetramer), whose protein sequence is MTKYIIVTGGVLSSVGKGTIVASIGFLLKSSGYNVTAIKVDPYLNVDAGTMNPYMHGEVFVTDDGAETDLDLGHYERFIGINTTRYNNITAGRVYFEVIRKEREGKYLGQTVQIIPHVTDEIKGLVKKAVDDTNAEIAIIEIGGTVGDIEGLPFLEAVRQMKLEEEENLMFIHVALVEYLRVTGELKTKPLQHSVQELRRIGIQPDMIIARSILPLDDETKKKIALFTNVKPDYILSNYDVELTYEVPLILEKQNITKKIFNKLGLEPKEPNVAEWLEFVENMKNPSKEVKIALVGKYTKLKDSYISIKEAIYHAAAKLRVKPTLVWVESSDLEKSEDEINKLKDVNGIIVLPGFGSRGVEGKIQAIKFARENNIPFLGICFGMQLAIVEYARNVLGLKEANTTEVNPTTKYPIITLLDNQKKIVQVGGTMRLGAQKIILKEGTLAYSVYNSPHIYERHRHRYEVNPEYVDLLQKYGMIISGVSENGLVEIIELKNHKFFLGTQAHPEYKSRPLSPSPVFLNFLSVASA, encoded by the coding sequence TTGACTAAGTACATTATAGTTACAGGAGGAGTTCTATCTAGTGTAGGAAAGGGTACTATAGTTGCTTCAATAGGTTTTCTCTTAAAATCTAGTGGTTATAATGTAACTGCGATAAAAGTTGATCCATATCTAAATGTAGATGCAGGGACAATGAATCCATATATGCACGGCGAAGTCTTTGTGACAGATGATGGAGCTGAAACAGATCTGGATTTGGGGCATTATGAAAGGTTTATTGGGATAAATACGACACGTTATAACAATATAACTGCAGGTAGGGTTTACTTTGAGGTTATAAGGAAAGAAAGAGAAGGGAAGTATTTAGGACAAACAGTTCAAATTATACCTCATGTGACAGACGAAATAAAGGGATTAGTTAAGAAAGCAGTTGATGATACTAATGCGGAAATTGCCATAATCGAAATAGGAGGCACTGTAGGTGATATAGAGGGTTTGCCTTTCTTGGAAGCAGTTAGACAAATGAAGCTAGAAGAGGAAGAGAACCTTATGTTTATTCATGTAGCACTCGTTGAATACTTAAGGGTTACAGGTGAATTAAAGACAAAGCCATTACAGCATAGTGTACAAGAGCTGAGAAGAATTGGAATCCAGCCTGACATGATAATAGCAAGATCCATATTACCTCTTGATGACGAAACGAAGAAGAAGATCGCATTATTTACCAATGTAAAACCAGATTATATACTGTCTAATTACGATGTAGAGTTAACCTATGAAGTCCCTCTTATTTTAGAGAAGCAAAATATAACAAAAAAGATATTTAATAAATTAGGATTGGAACCAAAGGAACCAAACGTTGCTGAATGGTTAGAATTTGTGGAAAATATGAAGAACCCTTCAAAAGAAGTTAAAATAGCTTTAGTAGGAAAATATACTAAACTTAAGGACAGTTACATCAGTATTAAAGAAGCGATTTATCACGCTGCTGCAAAACTTAGAGTAAAGCCCACATTGGTATGGGTAGAGTCTTCAGACCTAGAAAAATCAGAAGATGAAATTAATAAACTTAAGGACGTTAACGGTATTATTGTTTTACCTGGCTTTGGATCCAGAGGCGTGGAAGGAAAAATACAAGCCATAAAATTTGCTAGAGAAAATAACATACCATTTCTTGGCATTTGTTTTGGAATGCAACTAGCCATTGTAGAATATGCTAGAAATGTGTTGGGATTAAAAGAGGCTAATACGACCGAAGTAAATCCAACTACGAAGTATCCGATTATAACTCTCTTGGATAATCAAAAGAAAATAGTTCAGGTAGGTGGTACCATGAGATTAGGAGCCCAAAAAATTATACTAAAGGAGGGCACTTTAGCATATTCTGTATACAATTCTCCACACATATATGAGAGACATAGACATAGATATGAGGTGAACCCTGAATATGTTGATCTTCTTCAGAAATACGGTATGATAATATCAGGTGTAAGTGAAAATGGATTGGTTGAGATTATAGAATTGAAAAACCATAAGTTCTTCCTAGGTACTCAAGCACATCCAGAGTACAAGAGTAGACCTTTATCACCTTCTCCTGTTTTCCTAAACTTCCTTAGTGTCGCCAGTGCTTAA